A single window of Halobacterium jilantaiense DNA harbors:
- a CDS encoding GTP cyclohydrolase III produces MTNTQVTLVQLDNYGPWTVTPSPRREVDLQTLQSRLYADLSQAIGMRDGYTFFTRFDNMVAVTNGLDLEDHARIQESIRNRYPVTVSLSIGTGATPADALVEATAAIQDEGSAQDADRSELLLGQPVPESERSDDDVQIAHFDVVDATGKYTDELDAFSSFIHIEQGYAELMKHMHVAHDSLSFFVGGDNIIAVCPGLSEDDYAEAVEHVRETAGVDLRVGVGTGASPHDAGMGAKHALELAREDETDVEGDLH; encoded by the coding sequence GTGACGAACACGCAGGTCACTCTCGTCCAACTCGACAACTACGGACCGTGGACCGTGACGCCGTCCCCCCGGCGGGAAGTCGACCTCCAGACGCTCCAGTCGCGGCTGTACGCCGACCTCTCGCAGGCCATCGGGATGCGTGACGGCTACACCTTCTTCACGCGCTTCGACAACATGGTCGCGGTCACGAACGGCCTCGACCTCGAAGACCACGCCCGCATCCAGGAGTCGATTCGGAACCGCTACCCCGTCACCGTCAGCCTCTCCATCGGGACGGGAGCCACCCCCGCAGACGCGCTCGTCGAAGCCACCGCGGCCATCCAAGACGAGGGCAGCGCCCAAGACGCCGACCGCAGCGAACTCCTGCTCGGCCAGCCGGTCCCCGAGTCCGAGCGCAGCGACGACGACGTCCAGATCGCGCACTTCGACGTCGTCGACGCCACGGGCAAGTACACCGACGAACTGGACGCGTTCTCCTCGTTCATCCACATCGAGCAGGGGTACGCCGAACTCATGAAGCACATGCACGTCGCCCACGACTCGCTGTCGTTCTTCGTCGGCGGCGACAACATCATCGCCGTCTGCCCCGGTCTCTCCGAGGACGACTACGCCGAGGCCGTCGAACACGTGCGCGAGACCGCCGGCGTCGACCTCCGGGTGGGTGTCGGAACGGGCGCGTCACCCCACGACGCCGGCATGGGAGCCAAGCACGCGCTCGAACTCGCACGCGAGGACGAGACCGACGTCGAAGGCGACCTGCACTGA
- a CDS encoding DUF3006 family protein, with protein sequence MPADGTYTGVVDRFEGDLAVVLLEVDGETVGERALDRARLPEAGRSVDAVLRVEVEDGRVAAVSYDPDESERRSGRARRRFGELSSRPPAADDDPDSD encoded by the coding sequence ATGCCGGCAGACGGAACCTACACGGGCGTCGTGGACCGCTTCGAGGGGGATCTGGCGGTCGTGCTGCTGGAAGTCGACGGCGAGACAGTCGGCGAGCGCGCGCTGGATAGGGCTCGGCTACCCGAAGCCGGCCGCAGCGTGGACGCCGTCCTGCGCGTCGAGGTCGAGGACGGCCGGGTAGCTGCGGTGTCGTACGACCCCGACGAGTCCGAGCGGCGCTCCGGGCGTGCACGCCGGCGATTCGGCGAGCTGTCCAGCCGACCGCCGGCAGCCGACGACGACCCGGACTCGGACTGA
- the ilvC gene encoding ketol-acid reductoisomerase has translation MTETDSSPSGDEQFTQPVYHESDADRRHVDDKTVAVLGYGSQGHAHAQNLADSDVDVVVGLRETSDSRRAAEADGLRVATPVEAASEADVVSVLVPDTVQPDVFDAIEPELDAGDTLQFAHGFNVHYGQIEPPERVDVTMIAPKSPGHLVRRNYEAGEGTPALLAVYQNATGEARQEALAYADAIGCARAGVVETTFREETETDLFGEQAVLCGGVAELTKAGYETLVDAGYSPEMAYFECLNELKLIVDLMYEGGIGAMWDSVSDTAEYGGLTRGDAVVDESVRENMEEVLEEVQNGAFATEWVAENQAGRPSYKQRRKAEQEHDIEDVGERLRSLFAWADETASEAEREPEVSADD, from the coding sequence ATGACAGAGACAGACAGCAGTCCGAGCGGAGACGAGCAGTTCACGCAACCAGTGTACCACGAGTCCGACGCGGACCGACGACACGTCGACGACAAGACGGTCGCCGTCCTCGGCTACGGCAGTCAGGGGCACGCGCACGCCCAGAACCTCGCCGACAGCGACGTCGACGTGGTCGTCGGCCTGCGGGAGACCTCCGACTCCCGGAGGGCGGCCGAAGCCGACGGGCTGCGCGTAGCGACCCCAGTCGAGGCAGCCAGCGAGGCCGACGTCGTCTCCGTGCTCGTGCCGGACACCGTGCAGCCGGACGTGTTCGACGCCATCGAGCCCGAACTCGACGCGGGCGACACGCTCCAGTTCGCGCACGGGTTCAACGTCCACTACGGCCAGATAGAGCCGCCGGAGCGCGTCGACGTGACGATGATTGCGCCGAAGTCTCCCGGCCACCTCGTCCGCCGGAACTACGAGGCAGGCGAGGGCACGCCCGCGCTGCTGGCGGTCTACCAGAACGCCACCGGCGAGGCGCGGCAGGAGGCCCTAGCGTACGCCGACGCCATCGGCTGCGCGCGTGCTGGCGTCGTGGAGACGACGTTCCGCGAGGAGACCGAGACCGACCTGTTCGGCGAGCAGGCCGTGCTCTGTGGCGGCGTCGCCGAACTCACGAAGGCGGGCTACGAGACGCTCGTGGACGCCGGGTACAGCCCCGAGATGGCGTACTTCGAGTGTCTGAACGAGCTCAAACTCATCGTGGACCTGATGTACGAGGGCGGTATCGGCGCGATGTGGGATTCGGTCTCCGACACGGCCGAGTACGGCGGGCTGACGCGCGGCGACGCGGTCGTCGACGAGTCGGTCCGCGAGAACATGGAGGAAGTCCTCGAAGAGGTCCAGAACGGCGCGTTCGCGACCGAGTGGGTCGCGGAGAATCAGGCCGGCCGGCCGTCGTACAAGCAGCGCCGCAAAGCGGAGCAGGAACACGACATCGAGGACGTCGGGGAGCGGCTCCGCAGCCTGTTCGCGTGGGCCGACGAGACCGCGTCCGAGGCCGAGCGGGAGCCGGAGGTGTCCGCCGATGACTGA
- a CDS encoding lamin tail domain-containing protein, which produces MDRRRVIVVLGVVALVALAGCTGAVSDGAVAPSEQTDAPPDSQSASGSQPTVDSPNGTLSVHFLDVGQGSSVFVEGPTGETMLMDSGDWRDDGEDVLAYLDARGVERLDYLVTSHADADHIGGHAAVIEHFETESEGVGAVYDPGITASSQTYDNYLDAVEAHDVPLYETRAGDPIPMAGVDIEVLAPPRRHLAGGDRNENSVVLRLGFGNTTLLLPGDGEDESEAFLVDEYGDGLNATVLSAGHHGSASSSGATFLDAATPRVAVVSSAYDSQYGHPHEAVLSRLAERGVRTYWTATHGAVRVTSNGSAVTVATQRDAPTGPLALRDGAPSDAEPADDLAVRAVIPVAGPVADVPPTTTEQMDGSLSVVDVHEDAPGDDNENPNGEYVVFENDGAEPLNLGGWTVTDKAGHEYVFPTGLELGPGERVTLYTGTGTDTRTAVYWGLDRAVWNNAGDIVTVQDDDGSTVTREAY; this is translated from the coding sequence ATGGACCGGCGTCGAGTCATCGTCGTTCTCGGTGTGGTCGCCCTCGTCGCCCTCGCGGGGTGTACGGGCGCGGTCAGCGACGGGGCCGTCGCGCCGAGCGAGCAGACCGACGCACCGCCCGATTCCCAGTCCGCGTCGGGGAGCCAGCCAACCGTCGACTCGCCGAACGGCACGCTGTCTGTCCACTTTCTCGACGTCGGCCAGGGGTCGAGTGTCTTCGTCGAGGGTCCGACGGGCGAGACGATGCTCATGGACTCGGGGGACTGGCGCGACGACGGCGAGGACGTCCTCGCGTACCTCGACGCCCGGGGCGTGGAGCGCCTCGACTACCTCGTGACGAGTCACGCCGACGCCGACCACATCGGCGGCCACGCCGCGGTCATCGAACACTTCGAGACCGAGAGCGAGGGCGTCGGTGCCGTCTACGACCCCGGCATCACGGCGTCATCCCAGACCTACGATAACTACCTCGACGCCGTCGAAGCCCACGACGTGCCCCTGTACGAGACGCGCGCCGGCGACCCGATTCCGATGGCCGGCGTCGACATCGAAGTGCTCGCGCCGCCGCGCCGCCACCTCGCGGGCGGCGACCGCAACGAGAACAGCGTCGTCCTCCGACTCGGGTTCGGGAACACGACGCTGTTGCTGCCGGGCGACGGCGAAGACGAAAGCGAAGCGTTCCTCGTCGACGAGTACGGCGACGGACTGAACGCGACCGTGCTGAGCGCGGGCCACCACGGCAGCGCGTCGAGTTCGGGCGCGACGTTCCTCGACGCCGCGACGCCGCGGGTCGCCGTCGTCTCCAGCGCGTACGACTCCCAGTACGGCCACCCCCACGAGGCGGTGCTCTCGCGGCTCGCCGAGCGCGGCGTTCGGACGTACTGGACGGCCACCCACGGCGCGGTGCGCGTGACCAGTAACGGGTCCGCCGTCACCGTCGCGACACAGCGCGACGCGCCGACGGGCCCGCTGGCCCTCCGAGACGGAGCCCCGAGCGACGCCGAACCGGCGGACGACCTCGCGGTCCGGGCCGTGATTCCGGTGGCGGGGCCGGTGGCGGACGTGCCGCCGACCACCACCGAGCAGATGGACGGTTCGCTCTCGGTCGTGGACGTCCACGAAGACGCACCCGGCGACGACAACGAGAACCCGAACGGCGAGTACGTCGTCTTCGAGAACGACGGCGCGGAGCCACTGAACCTCGGCGGGTGGACTGTCACCGACAAGGCCGGCCACGAGTACGTGTTCCCGACCGGGCTCGAACTCGGACCCGGCGAGCGCGTGACGCTGTACACGGGCACCGGAACGGACACACGGACGGCGGTCTACTGGGGACTGGACCGCGCGGTGTGGAACAACGCTGGGGACATCGTTACGGTGCAGGACGACGACGGGTCGACTGTGACCCGGGAGGCGTACTGA
- the dinB gene encoding DNA polymerase IV: MDCFYASCERRREPELAGEPLVVGMGYEAGKTVGAVATASYEAREYGVESAQAISAALDRLPRKANDPDNPEAGYYRPVDIDYYQNVASEVKEILYELGDTVREVSIDEAYLDVTERTAWEVAEGFGRHVKQRISREVGVPASVGVAPDMSTAKLASDYDKPDGLVVVQPEEVRKFLAPIDIADVHGVGPVRARELRALDIETAGDLADADPYELEAEFGDRGRELRRRARGEDDRPVEPRGDPKSLSRESSFDGATQDFDAVREQAAALGEAVADRASRKNAFYRTIGVKVVTPPYDVHTRAESLPGPVDDPDLVHDVSQGLLDEFADEAVRKVGVRVSNLDFSERDQTSLTGFGGDEPSTGGEDGDADEGDRDWSRDDEREGQASLGEFE; the protein is encoded by the coding sequence ATGGACTGCTTCTACGCGTCCTGCGAGCGCCGCCGCGAACCCGAGCTCGCGGGCGAGCCGCTCGTCGTCGGCATGGGCTACGAGGCGGGCAAGACCGTCGGCGCGGTCGCCACCGCGAGCTACGAGGCCCGGGAGTACGGCGTGGAGAGCGCGCAAGCCATCTCGGCCGCCCTCGACCGGCTCCCCCGGAAGGCCAACGACCCCGACAACCCCGAGGCGGGCTACTACCGGCCGGTCGACATCGACTACTACCAGAACGTGGCGAGCGAGGTCAAGGAGATTCTGTACGAACTCGGGGACACCGTCCGGGAGGTGAGCATCGACGAGGCCTACCTGGATGTCACCGAGCGGACCGCGTGGGAGGTCGCCGAGGGGTTCGGCCGCCACGTCAAACAGCGCATCTCGCGGGAGGTCGGCGTCCCCGCGAGCGTCGGCGTCGCCCCCGACATGAGCACGGCGAAGCTCGCGAGCGACTACGACAAGCCCGACGGCCTCGTCGTCGTCCAGCCCGAGGAGGTCCGGAAGTTCCTCGCGCCCATCGACATCGCGGACGTCCACGGCGTCGGTCCCGTCCGCGCGAGGGAACTCCGCGCGCTCGACATCGAGACGGCCGGCGACCTTGCCGACGCCGACCCCTACGAGCTCGAAGCCGAGTTCGGCGACCGCGGCCGGGAGCTCCGCCGGCGCGCCCGCGGCGAGGACGACCGACCGGTCGAGCCACGGGGCGACCCGAAGAGCCTCTCCCGGGAGTCCTCCTTCGACGGTGCCACCCAGGACTTCGACGCGGTCCGCGAGCAGGCCGCCGCGCTCGGCGAGGCGGTCGCCGACCGCGCCAGCCGCAAGAACGCCTTCTACCGCACCATCGGCGTGAAAGTCGTCACGCCCCCCTACGACGTCCACACGCGCGCCGAGTCGCTGCCCGGACCCGTCGACGACCCGGACCTCGTTCACGACGTGTCACAGGGCCTCCTCGACGAGTTCGCGGACGAGGCCGTCCGGAAGGTCGGCGTCCGCGTCTCGAATCTGGACTTCTCCGAGCGCGACCAGACCAGCCTCACCGGGTTCGGCGGCGACGAGCCGTCGACCGGAGGCGAGGACGGCGACGCCGACGAGGGCGACCGCGACTGGAGCCGTGACGACGAGCGCGAGGGGCAGGCGAGTCTCGGCGAGTTCGAGTAG
- the ilvN gene encoding acetolactate synthase small subunit, protein MSGRNEQRGLPGPAPEDRQRPRGRRTAQGVRVDPEAEAEHPARRTVISALVEHEPGVLARVSGLFSRRQFNIESLTVADTQNDDWARITVVVEEPDPGIDQVEKQLAKVVPVIHVRELEADALARELVVVKVDADRPEAVHAITEMYGGTTLDAGPRTVTVELTGDEQKIDDAIDAFRQFGIREIARTGQTALARGETKTAVVPDHLK, encoded by the coding sequence ATGAGCGGCCGGAACGAACAGCGGGGGCTCCCGGGTCCCGCGCCCGAGGACCGCCAGCGGCCGCGGGGCCGGCGGACGGCCCAGGGCGTCCGCGTCGACCCGGAGGCGGAAGCCGAGCATCCGGCGCGGCGCACGGTCATCTCCGCGCTCGTCGAACACGAGCCGGGCGTGCTGGCGCGGGTCTCCGGGCTGTTCAGCCGCCGGCAGTTCAACATCGAGTCGCTGACCGTGGCGGACACGCAGAACGACGACTGGGCGCGCATCACCGTCGTCGTGGAGGAGCCGGACCCGGGCATCGACCAGGTCGAGAAGCAGCTCGCGAAGGTCGTCCCCGTCATCCACGTCCGGGAACTCGAAGCCGACGCGCTCGCCCGCGAACTCGTCGTCGTGAAAGTGGACGCCGACCGCCCGGAGGCGGTCCACGCAATCACCGAGATGTACGGCGGGACCACCCTCGACGCCGGCCCGCGGACGGTGACGGTCGAACTCACCGGTGACGAACAGAAAATCGACGACGCCATCGACGCGTTCCGCCAGTTCGGTATCCGCGAGATCGCCCGCACCGGCCAGACGGCACTGGCCCGTGGCGAGACGAAAACAGCAGTCGTTCCAGACCACCTCAAATGA
- the leuC gene encoding 3-isopropylmalate dehydratase large subunit → MSEGTLYDHVWDRHAVTELPTGQTQLFVGLHLVHEVTSPQAFGTLRERGLDVAYPERTHATVDHIVPTADQSRPYSDDAAEEMMAELEANVGEAGIDFDDPTTGRQGIVHVVGPEQGLTQPGMTIVCGDSHTATHGAFGALAFGIGTSQIRDVLATGCVAMEKKQVRRIEVTGELGDGVTPKDVILTVIRKLGTDGGVGYVYEYGGEAVEAMDMAGRMSICNMSIEGGARAGYVNPDGTTYEYLRARDAVPQGDAFEELRAYWESVASDPNAEYDDVVTVDGNALEPVVTWGTTPGQGVGISEEIPAPEDLPADKRESARSAQKHMGVEPGDTMAGYPIDVAFLGSCTNARLPDLREAADVVAGREVHDDVRAMVVPGSQRVKAAAEAEGLDEVFTEAGFDWRGAGCSMCLGMNEDQLVGDERCASSSNRNFVGRQGSKDGRTVLMSPPMVAAAAVEGEVTDVRELEAVREVRA, encoded by the coding sequence ATGAGTGAGGGGACGCTGTACGACCACGTCTGGGACCGCCACGCGGTCACCGAACTGCCGACGGGCCAGACCCAGCTGTTCGTCGGGCTCCACCTCGTCCACGAGGTGACGAGCCCGCAGGCGTTCGGGACGCTGCGGGAGCGCGGGCTGGACGTGGCGTACCCGGAGCGGACCCACGCGACCGTCGACCACATCGTCCCGACCGCCGACCAGTCCCGGCCGTACAGCGACGACGCCGCCGAGGAGATGATGGCGGAACTGGAGGCGAACGTCGGCGAGGCCGGCATCGACTTCGACGACCCGACGACCGGCCGGCAGGGCATCGTTCACGTGGTCGGGCCGGAACAGGGGCTCACCCAGCCCGGGATGACCATCGTCTGCGGTGACTCCCACACGGCCACCCACGGCGCGTTCGGCGCGCTGGCGTTCGGTATCGGCACCTCCCAGATTCGGGACGTGCTGGCGACTGGCTGCGTCGCGATGGAGAAGAAACAGGTCCGCCGCATCGAGGTCACCGGCGAACTGGGCGACGGCGTCACGCCCAAGGACGTCATTCTGACCGTCATCCGGAAGCTGGGCACCGACGGCGGCGTCGGCTACGTCTACGAGTACGGCGGCGAGGCCGTCGAGGCGATGGACATGGCGGGCCGGATGAGCATCTGCAACATGAGCATCGAGGGCGGCGCTCGCGCGGGATACGTGAACCCAGACGGGACCACCTACGAGTACCTGCGGGCCCGCGACGCAGTCCCCCAGGGCGACGCCTTCGAGGAACTGCGGGCGTACTGGGAGTCGGTCGCCAGCGACCCGAACGCCGAGTACGACGATGTTGTCACCGTCGACGGCAACGCCCTCGAACCGGTCGTGACCTGGGGGACGACGCCGGGGCAGGGCGTCGGCATCTCGGAGGAGATTCCCGCACCCGAGGACCTCCCGGCGGACAAACGGGAGTCCGCGCGCAGTGCCCAGAAACACATGGGCGTCGAACCGGGCGACACGATGGCGGGCTACCCAATCGACGTGGCGTTCCTCGGGAGTTGTACGAACGCCCGGCTCCCGGACCTCCGCGAGGCCGCCGACGTGGTCGCCGGCCGCGAGGTCCACGACGATGTCCGGGCGATGGTCGTTCCCGGCAGCCAGCGCGTGAAGGCCGCCGCCGAAGCGGAGGGTCTCGACGAGGTGTTCACCGAGGCGGGCTTCGACTGGCGGGGCGCGGGCTGCTCGATGTGCCTCGGCATGAACGAGGACCAGCTGGTCGGCGACGAGCGCTGCGCTTCCTCGTCGAACCGCAACTTCGTCGGCCGACAGGGCTCGAAGGACGGCCGAACGGTCCTGATGAGTCCCCCGATGGTCGCCGCCGCGGCCGTCGAGGGGGAAGTAACCGACGTGCGCGAACTGGAGGCGGTCAGGGAGGTGCGAGCGTGA
- a CDS encoding archaellin/type IV pilin N-terminal domain-containing protein gives MFEFINDEDERGQVGIGTLIVFIAMVLVAAIAAGVLINTAGFLQSKGAATGEEASAQVSNRIDVVSAYGNVNDSALSSEVVDYVNLTVRQAAGADNINLSKSTIQWIGPDTATTLVYNSSAANAENFTTEQIKGNNNPVLVDQSDRVKVVMSSYDITEDGLKAGEEVQLTLTTQYGSKTSYWANVPESLKDKNAVNL, from the coding sequence ATGTTCGAATTCATCAACGACGAGGACGAGCGCGGTCAGGTCGGGATCGGCACGCTCATCGTGTTCATCGCGATGGTGCTGGTCGCAGCGATCGCCGCCGGCGTCCTCATCAACACGGCCGGCTTCCTCCAGTCCAAAGGCGCAGCCACGGGCGAGGAAGCCAGTGCACAGGTCTCTAACCGCATCGACGTCGTCTCCGCCTACGGCAACGTCAACGACTCCGCGCTCTCGAGCGAGGTCGTCGACTACGTGAACCTGACGGTTCGGCAGGCTGCAGGTGCCGACAACATCAACCTCAGCAAGTCCACCATCCAGTGGATCGGCCCGGACACCGCCACCACCCTCGTCTACAACAGCAGTGCGGCCAACGCTGAGAACTTCACGACCGAGCAGATCAAGGGCAACAACAACCCCGTGCTCGTCGACCAGTCCGACCGCGTCAAAGTCGTCATGAGTTCCTACGACATCACGGAGGACGGGCTGAAGGCCGGCGAGGAGGTCCAGCTCACGCTGACCACCCAGTACGGCTCGAAAACGTCCTACTGGGCGAACGTTCCCGAGTCCCTCAAGGACAAGAACGCCGTCAATCTGTAA
- a CDS encoding RtcB family protein, translating into MPEDTITIDGEYATVEIKATNVDEATLDQVESIADHEAFRNDIRVMPDAHAGAGAVIGFTMPLGERICPNTVGVDIGCGMTAFDLGEQPHDRLQDDPAAVDRAIRERVPLGADTFGDVDEAVDFHMIDDFPWDECERKVRQLTEHNDVGISVDAEFGGEYFTDLCERVGYSQRRAINSVGTLGGGNHFVEVARSEETGHYWVVVHSGSRGIGLTIAQYWQDRATELCDDRADRAREALAEVPEFAYKFDLDSVSDATLVTWLLGGRGEDWKATDEIRTRLNGEEISDLVDDLRDIGRMVEAAGDDDGDDLDYLSGAAREGYLRDMVFAQTYAAVSRRRMAEAVADVLDAEVLDSVVSTHNYVDFEDLVIRKGATRVHEGERGVIPFNMRDGAVLVRGLGNEDWHRSAPHGAGRRGSRRWAFDEFDVKTFREEMRDVYSSSVTEATLDEAPMAYKDTDGILSALEATATVEETLTPVLNVKAEE; encoded by the coding sequence ATGCCCGAAGACACAATCACGATCGACGGAGAGTACGCGACAGTCGAAATCAAGGCGACGAACGTCGACGAGGCCACGCTCGACCAGGTCGAGTCGATCGCCGACCACGAGGCGTTCCGGAACGACATCCGCGTGATGCCCGACGCGCACGCTGGCGCTGGTGCCGTCATCGGGTTCACGATGCCGCTCGGCGAGCGCATCTGCCCGAACACGGTCGGCGTCGACATCGGCTGCGGGATGACCGCGTTCGACCTCGGCGAGCAGCCACACGACCGGCTCCAGGACGACCCGGCAGCCGTAGACCGGGCCATCCGGGAGCGGGTGCCCCTCGGCGCGGACACGTTCGGGGACGTCGACGAAGCCGTCGACTTCCACATGATAGACGACTTCCCGTGGGACGAGTGCGAGCGGAAGGTGCGCCAGCTCACCGAGCACAACGACGTCGGCATCAGCGTCGACGCGGAGTTCGGCGGCGAGTACTTCACCGACCTCTGCGAGCGAGTCGGGTACAGCCAGCGGCGGGCCATCAACTCCGTCGGGACGCTCGGCGGCGGCAACCACTTCGTGGAGGTCGCGCGCAGCGAGGAGACCGGCCACTACTGGGTCGTCGTCCACAGCGGCTCGCGCGGCATCGGGCTGACCATCGCCCAGTACTGGCAGGACCGGGCGACGGAGCTCTGTGACGACCGCGCCGACCGCGCTCGCGAGGCGCTGGCGGAGGTCCCCGAGTTCGCGTACAAGTTCGACCTCGACTCGGTCTCGGACGCGACGCTCGTCACGTGGCTGCTCGGCGGCCGGGGCGAGGACTGGAAGGCAACCGACGAGATTCGGACGCGACTCAACGGCGAGGAAATCAGTGACCTCGTGGACGACCTCCGCGACATCGGGCGGATGGTCGAGGCCGCCGGCGACGACGACGGCGACGACCTCGACTACCTCTCCGGGGCGGCCCGCGAGGGGTACCTCCGCGACATGGTGTTCGCGCAGACGTACGCGGCGGTGTCTCGGCGTCGGATGGCCGAGGCCGTCGCCGACGTGCTGGACGCCGAGGTGCTGGACAGCGTCGTGTCGACGCACAACTACGTCGACTTCGAGGACCTCGTGATTCGGAAGGGCGCGACGCGCGTCCACGAGGGCGAGCGCGGGGTCATCCCGTTCAACATGCGGGACGGAGCCGTCCTCGTCCGAGGGCTCGGCAACGAGGACTGGCACCGGAGCGCGCCACACGGCGCGGGTCGCCGGGGGAGCCGCCGGTGGGCGTTCGACGAGTTCGACGTGAAGACGTTCCGCGAGGAGATGCGGGACGTGTACTCGTCGAGCGTGACCGAGGCGACGCTCGACGAGGCTCCGATGGCGTACAAGGACACCGACGGCATCCTGTCCGCGCTGGAGGCGACGGCGACCGTCGAGGAGACGCTGACGCCGGTGCTGAACGTGAAAGCCGAGGAGTAG
- the ilvB gene encoding biosynthetic-type acetolactate synthase large subunit gives MTDHGAVPEFDDADAPGEPTPDADAPTPEGETNDGRDPEREDSTDETTPTGADAVVAALEAAGAETVFGVQGGAIMPVYDALYDADDVSHVTMAHEQGAAHAADAYGAVTGEPGVCMATSGPGATNLVTGIADADMDSEPVVALTGQVPSDLVGNDAFQETDTVGVTTPITKSNTFASSADEVGEDVSTAFALAASGRQGPTLVDLPKDVTTDETDAEPTEPTVPGTVSVPERADEAAVDAAAATIAAADRPVILAGGGVVKGDATDELRAFAKDHEIPVATTMPGIGAFPEDHDLALEMAGMHGTGYANMATTMTDCLLAVGTRFDDRLTGGVDSFAPEATVVHVDIDPAEISKNVEADHPLVGDAGTVLDQLAAAMDGSPDTDEWLSQCRDWQTEYPMDYAVPAADTDDGAPDASAFPDDEPVKPQFVVEAVDAATDDDTVVTTGVGQHQMWACQYWTYTEPRTWVSSHGLGAMGYGLPSAIGARLAADDDQSVVCFDGDGSFLMTCQELVVAARENLDITVFVLNNEAIGMVKQWQDAFFDGRRMASEYPWVPEFDALAEAFGADGFRIERYDDVADTVGAALATDGPAVVDVYIDPTEEVYPMVPSGGDNGQFALSEAHL, from the coding sequence ATGACAGACCACGGCGCAGTGCCGGAGTTCGACGACGCGGACGCGCCGGGCGAACCGACGCCCGACGCGGACGCGCCGACTCCCGAGGGGGAGACGAACGACGGCCGCGACCCGGAGCGGGAGGACAGCACCGACGAGACGACACCGACCGGCGCTGACGCGGTCGTCGCCGCGCTCGAAGCAGCCGGTGCAGAGACGGTGTTCGGCGTGCAGGGCGGCGCTATCATGCCGGTCTACGACGCGCTGTACGACGCCGACGACGTGTCCCACGTGACGATGGCCCACGAGCAGGGCGCGGCCCACGCCGCGGACGCGTACGGCGCAGTCACGGGCGAGCCGGGCGTCTGCATGGCGACCTCGGGGCCCGGCGCGACGAACCTCGTGACTGGCATCGCGGACGCCGACATGGACTCCGAGCCGGTCGTCGCGCTCACCGGGCAGGTCCCTTCCGATTTGGTCGGCAACGACGCGTTCCAGGAGACGGACACGGTCGGCGTCACGACCCCCATCACGAAGTCCAACACGTTCGCGTCGAGCGCCGACGAGGTCGGCGAGGACGTGTCGACGGCGTTCGCGCTGGCGGCCAGCGGTCGACAGGGGCCGACCCTCGTCGACCTCCCGAAAGACGTGACGACCGACGAGACGGACGCCGAACCGACCGAGCCGACGGTTCCCGGCACCGTCTCGGTCCCTGAGCGAGCCGACGAGGCCGCAGTCGACGCCGCCGCAGCTACCATCGCTGCCGCCGACCGACCCGTGATTCTCGCGGGCGGCGGCGTCGTGAAGGGCGACGCCACAGACGAACTGCGGGCGTTCGCGAAAGACCACGAGATTCCGGTGGCGACGACGATGCCCGGCATCGGCGCGTTCCCGGAAGACCACGACCTCGCACTGGAGATGGCGGGGATGCACGGCACCGGGTACGCGAACATGGCGACGACGATGACCGACTGCCTGCTGGCGGTCGGCACCAGATTCGACGACCGGCTGACCGGCGGCGTCGACTCGTTCGCGCCGGAGGCGACCGTCGTCCACGTCGACATCGACCCGGCAGAGATTTCGAAGAACGTCGAGGCCGACCACCCGCTGGTCGGGGACGCTGGTACCGTCCTCGACCAGCTCGCGGCCGCGATGGACGGCTCGCCGGACACGGACGAGTGGTTGTCGCAGTGTCGCGACTGGCAGACGGAGTACCCGATGGACTACGCGGTGCCCGCGGCCGATACCGACGACGGCGCGCCCGACGCGTCGGCGTTCCCCGACGACGAGCCGGTGAAACCGCAGTTCGTCGTCGAGGCCGTCGACGCCGCGACCGACGACGACACCGTCGTCACGACCGGCGTCGGCCAGCACCAGATGTGGGCCTGCCAGTACTGGACGTACACCGAGCCCCGGACGTGGGTGTCGAGCCACGGCCTCGGCGCGATGGGGTACGGACTGCCGTCCGCCATCGGCGCACGGCTGGCCGCAGACGACGACCAGTCCGTCGTCTGCTTCGACGGCGACGGCTCGTTCCTGATGACGTGTCAGGAACTCGTCGTCGCGGCCCGCGAGAACCTCGACATCACCGTCTTCGTGCTGAACAACGAGGCCATCGGGATGGTCAAGCAGTGGCAGGACGCCTTCTTCGACGGCCGGCGGATGGCCTCGGAGTACCCCTGGGTGCCGGAGTTCGACGCGCTCGCCGAGGCGTTCGGTGCCGACGGCTTCCGCATCGAGCGCTACGACGACGTCGCTGACACCGTCGGGGCGGCGCTCGCCACCGACGGACCGGCGGTCGTGGACGTCTACATCGACCCGACCGAGGAGGTCTACCCGATGGTCCCGTCTGGCGGCGACAACGGCCAGTTCGCGCTCTCGGAGGCCCACCTATGA